In Torulaspora delbrueckii CBS 1146 chromosome 1, complete genome, one genomic interval encodes:
- the ESF2 gene encoding RNA-binding ATPase activator ESF2 (similar to Saccharomyces cerevisiae ESF2 (YNR054C); ancestral locus Anc_6.381), whose amino-acid sequence MKAITKAQKMTTMHRRVKMMKQRGVENQSDEKDEAEVDAEEKKKAVARINKKLQANKKLKHKTGVVYFSSIPPYMKPAKMRQILSRFGDVDRLFLKREDEQKHKRRTRGGGNKKVMYEEGWAEFIRKRDAKLCADTLNGNIIGGKKGSFYHDDILNVKYLPGFKWTDLTEQIARENDIRQSKLEIEISQANKMNAEFAKNVEKSKMLENIKRSKRSASEDGKRDANSHRSFKQHKVATTRADAPSEIKQKNSSKDLGSVLNSLF is encoded by the coding sequence ATGAAAGCGATAACGAAAGCCCAGAAAATGACAACAATGCACAGGAGggtcaagatgatgaaacAGAGGGGGGTGGAAAACCAGTCGGATGAAAAGGATGAGGCCGAGGTTGATGcggaagagaagaagaaggcagTTGCAAGGATAAATAAGAAACTTCAAGccaacaagaaactgaagCACAAGACAGGAGTTGTGTATTTCTCGAGTATTCCACCTTACATGAAACCAGCAAAGATGAGGCAAATTCTATCAAGGTTTGGTGATGTGGACCGTCTATTTCTGAAGCGAGAGGACGAACAAAAGCACAAGCGCAGAACCAGAGGTGGCGGTAACAAGAAGGTCATGTATGAGGAAGGTTGGGCCGAGTTTATCAGAAAAAGAGATGCTAAGCTATGTGCTGACACGCTTAACGGTAATATTATCGGGGGAAAGAAAGGCTCTTTCTATCATGATGATATCTTAAACGTCAAGTACCTTCCGGGTTTCAAATGGACCGATTTGACAGAACAAATCGCAAGAGAAAATGATATCAGACAATCCAAGTTGGAGATTGAAATATCCCAGGCCAACAAGATGAACGCAGAGTTCGCCAAGAACGTCGAGAAGAGCAAGATGTTGGAGAATATCAAGAGATCCAAGAGATCTGCTAGCGAAGACGGCAAAAGAGACGCCAATTCGCACAGGTCTTTCAAGCAACACAAAGTGGCCACCACAAGAGCCGATGCGCCATCAGAgatcaagcaaaagaacTCCTCAAAGGACCTTGGATCAGTATTAAATAGTCTCTTCTAG
- the RIT1 gene encoding tRNA A64-2'-O-ribosylphosphate transferase (similar to Saccharomyces cerevisiae RIT1 (YMR283C); ancestral locus Anc_8.848), producing MVVDQMDNNFIDSLRCINKDIKKEYKSLRNRLQSILLDYTFLCTEVLPCFPEYPLVPNERCGLWYCNPKDFTQTSYFKSTDGHTNQWDFSSRRLNFHIIPTIAKSNGIIIVDSTRRGKKVPDALSKTIPIWCAVLNHLMLESQGGSVKQETLYVPPETVSESEFYSIKSRIPELVEKLKSLEVINGKELHKQLGGKLLRPFWIYPGSSILQSTTDIFTGEVTSDKWIPVDNSIIPIILCTVSYQAQDGVDKRRGFTYVQGAADDHELWSHGLNAKIFWSNIDILGNQESSEEELERFVSQLSLRGCDLSKEIQFSDAFPQIDLVTPELSLGLVIDNLEFNPKLIGEIRQAHSLVIVLSQSVNFPQKVAEMENASEFISIHKLQSGSKVSSRNLKTELLKIVPLIEKHILDLDKQRKPVLICCNSGTDMSIGLLLVVLCRNYNMDWQLNTPTSVSKIVVKKHLAKLISHLKGRNVNPPRATLNSVNSYLM from the coding sequence ATGGTAGTCGATCAGATGGATAATAACTTCATAGACTCCTTACGATGTATCAATAAAGATATAAAGAAAGAGTACAAATCTTTAAGGAACCGGCTTCAGAGTATCCTTTTAGACTATACTTTTCTTTGCACGGAGGTACTTCCATGTTTTCCTGAGTACCCATTAGTTCCAAATGAAAGATGTGGATTGTGGTACTGTAATCCTAAGGATTTCACTCAAACCAGTTATTTTAAAAGCACTGATGGCCATACCAACCAGTGGGATTTTAGTTCGAGAAGACTCAACTTTCATATAATACCCACCATCGCCAAGAGCAATGGTATCATTATCGTTGATAGTACCAGACGTGGGAAGAAAGTACCCGATGCACTAAGTAAGACAATACCAATTTGGTGTGCTGTTTTAAATCACTTGATGTTGGAATCTCAAGGTGGGTCAGTGAAACAAGAGACACTTTACGTACCTCCAGAAACTGTGTCTGAGTCAGAATTTTACTCAATTAAGAGCCGTATACCAGAGCTGGTTGAAAAGTTAAAAAGTCTAGAAGTCATTAATGGGAAAGAGCTTCATAAGCAGTTAGGAGGTAAATTGTTACGGCCATTTTGGATTTATCCCGGCTCCTCTATCCTTCAATCCACTACTGATATCTTCACTGGGGAGGTAACAAGCGATAAATGGATTCCAGTCGATAACAGTATTATACCTATCATCTTATGCACCGTGAGTTACCAAGCTCAAGATGGTGTAGATAAGAGACGTGGTTTTACTTATGTGCAAGGGGCGGCTGACGATCACGAACTTTGGTCCCATGGCCTGAACGCTAAGATCTTTTGGTCCAATATTGATATTCTTGGAAACCAGGAAAGCTCAGAGGAAGAGCTCGAGCGATTTGTATCACAACTGAGTTTGCGTGGGTGCGATCTCTCTAAAGAAATACAATTTAGCGACGCTTTCCCCCAAATCGATTTGGTAACTCCCGAGCTCTCCTTAGGTTTGGTGATCGATAATCTTGAGTTTAATCCAAAGTTGATCGGAGAAATACGGCAAGCTCATTCCTTGGTGATTGTTCTGAGTCAGTCGGTCAACTTTCCCCAAAAGGTTGCGGAGATGGAAAATGCATCAGAATTCATCAGTATTCACAAACTACAAAGCGGCTCAAAGGTCAGCTCTCgaaatttgaagacagaATTACTCAAAATAGTCCCTCTCATTGAGAAGCACATTCTGGATTTAGATAAACAGAGAAAACCGGTTCTGATCTGTTGCAACTCTGGTACCGATATGTCTATCGGTCTCTTATTAGTGGTCCTTTGCCGCAACTACAATATGGATTGGCAGCTGAACACGCCCACCTCTGTGAGTAAGATCGTTGTCAAAAAGCATCTAGCTAAACTAATCTCACATCTAAAAGGCCGAAATGTCAATCCACCTCGAGCGACTTTGAATAGTGTGAATAGCTACCTGATGTAA
- the TDEL0A07980 gene encoding sugar porter family MFS transporter, with translation MGLRNMFDEIDKSKKGDVTELHHLEFTADAANLDDQHEEEERVIGEYNAAEDANEANSEEQKMTLAQALSRYPKAACWSVLVTTTLVMEGFDTTLLNALFALPVFQKKFGTLTKEGGYEISSKWQISLNMCVYVGEIIGLQMTGFLVEYMGNRHTMIIALSLLTVYIFILYFANSLAMIAVGQILSAMPWGAFQGLAVGYASEISPLALRYYVTTYSNICWLFGQIFASGIMKNSERNLADSEMGYKLPFALQWLWPVPLAIGIFFAPESPWWLVRKNKMAEAKKSLNKILSGKGPEKDIQVNLTLEQIRLTIEKERAEKANAKSFFDCFRCVDGRRTRITCLTWVAQNTSGSILLGYSTYFFQRAGMATSNAFTFSIISYCLGLVGTVFSWLISSRWGRWTILTGGLVFQMMTLLIIGGLGFSKSPNASWGSGGLLLALSFFYNAGIGAVVYCIVAEMPSPELRTQTIVLARNCYNMMAIINSVLTPYMLNVEDWNWGAKAGLYWGGMSALTLAWVVIDLPETSGRTFSDLNELFARGIPARKFKSTVVDPFGNGKVDDEIQNEDELPESSPDFPQQVEGNGNKSSSGL, from the coding sequence ATGGGATTGAGGAATATGTTTGACGAAATTGATAAGAGTAAGAAGGGTGATGTGACAGAGCTGCATCATTTGGAATTTACTGCCGATGCAGCTAACTTAGATGATCAAcatgaggaagaagaacgtGTGATTGGTGAATATAATGCTGCCGAAGACGCTAATGAGGCTAATTCTGAAGAGCAAAAGATGACACTTGCCCAGGCGTTGAGCCGATATCCAAAAGCGGCTTGTTGGTCTGTACTAGTAACGACAACTTTGGTCATGGAAGGTTTTGACACAACACTGCTTAATGCCCTATTTGCATTGCCTGTCTTTCAGAAAAAGTTTGGTACGTTAACGAAAGAGGGCGGTTACGAAATCTCTTCTAAATGGCAGATCAGTTTGAATATGTGCGTCTATGTGGGTGAGATTATTGGTTTGCAAATGACTGGATTTTTGGTAGAATACATGGGAAATCGCCACACGATGATTATTGCGCTAAGCTTGCTGACCGTTTATATCTTTATCTTGTATTTTGCCAACAGTTTGGCGATGATCGCTGTGGGACAGATTCTCTCAGCTATGCCCTGGGGCGCTTTCCAAGGATTGGCCGTTGGATATGCGTCTGAAATTTCTCCATTAGCCTTGAGGTATTATGTGACCACCTACTCGAACATCTGCTGGTTGTTTGGTCAAATCTTTGCATCTGGTattatgaaaaattctgaaagaAATCTGGCTGACTCTGAAATGGGATATAAACTTCCTTTTGCTTTGCAATGGTTATGGCCTGTTCCTTTAGCTATTGGTATCTTCTTTGCGCCAGAGTCCCCTTGGTGGTTAGTCAGAAAGAATAAGATGGCTGAAGCAAAGAAATCGTTGAATAAAATTCTAAGCGGTAAGGGACCTGAGAAGGATATCCAAGTCAACTTGACGTTAGAGCAAATCAGACTAACCATTGAGAAGGAGAGAGCAGAAAAAGCGAATGCAAAGTCGTTCTTCGATTGTTTCAGATGTGTGGATGGTAGGAGAACTAGAATTACCTGCTTGACTTGGGTAGCTCAAAACACCAGTGGTTCAATTTTGCTCGGTTATTCAACCtatttctttcaaagagcaGGTATGGCGACAAGTAACGCATTCACATTCTCGATTATTTCTTATTGCTTGGGTTTAGTTGGAACAGTCTTCTCTTGGTTAATCTCTAGCAGATGGGGAAGATGGACTATTTTGACTGGCGGCCTTGTATTTCAGATGATGACGCTGTTAATTATTGGTGGGTTAGGCTTCTCAAAGAGTCCCAATGCTAGCTGGGGTAGCGGTGGTTTGTTGTTggctctttctttcttctatAATGCAGGTATTGGTGCGGTTGTCTATTGTATAGTCGCCGAAATGCCTTCACCGGAATTGAGAACACAGACGATTGTACTCGCACGTAATTGTTACAATATGATGGCTATAATCAACTCTGTTTTAACTCCTTATATGTTAAACGTGGAAGATTGGAATTGGGGTGCAAAAGCAGGTCTGTACTGGGGTGGCATGAGTGCACTCACATTAGCCTGGGTAGTGATTGACCTACCCGAGACTTCTGGTAGGACATTCAGTGATCTAAATGAACTATTTGCTAGAGGTATTCCAGCAAGGAAATTTAAATCCACTGTGGTTGATCCTTTCGGAAACGGAAAAGTTGACGATGAGATACAGAACGAAGATGAACTTCCTGAATCATCCCCAGATTTTCCACAACAAGTGGAAGGCAATGGTAATAAAAGCTCGTCGGGACTGTAG
- the TDEL0A07990 gene encoding uncharacterized protein produces the protein MATFLRSLNKRSAYLIGTVTAVSHTASANGNFNGYKLGENFRFKKFGSVLMSTAIVHLARKEEGKDYNDFQKVYNAIAQKIRDKKDYDDGTGYGPKLVRLSWHSSATYDKKDNSGGSYGGTFRYPKEATDPLSKGLSDATDFLAPIYDQFPWISHGDLYTLGGVTAIQELHGPKIPWRPGRVDTGEESVPDHGRLPEPFWNADYVRKYYDKFNFTDQEVVALIGAHILGKTHLKNSGYDGPWDDDTNIFSNEFFSNLLKEDWKYEKNAAGNMQYDAKKGIMMLPSDYALRQDPKYLVYVKKYANDQDLFFEDFKNVYVKLIERGITFDESCPRYVFKTIDEQQDKKGN, from the coding sequence ATGGCTACCTTTCTTCGAAGCCTGAACAAAAGAAGCGCATACTTAATTGGCACCGTAACTGCCGTTTCACACACTGCTTCTGCCAATGGTAATTTTAATGGCTACAAATTAGGTGAAAATTTCAGATTTAAGAAATTTGGGAGCGTACTGATGAGCACTGCAATTGTTCATTTGgcaagaaaagaagaagggaaGGACTACAATGACTTCCAAAAGGTCTACAATGCAATTGCTCAAAAGATAAGAGATAAAAAAGATTATGATGACGGTACAGGCTACGGTCCAAAGCTTGTCCGTCTTTCGTGGCATTCCTCAGCCACTTACGATAAAAAAGACAATTCTGGTGGTTCTTATGGTGGTACTTTTAGATATCCAAAAGAGGCAACTGATCCGTTAAGTAAAGGTCTATCGGATGCCACAGACTTCTTGGCACCAATTTATGACCAGTTTCCTTGGATATCTCATGGAGATTTATACACTCTTGGGGGAGTAACAGCCATTCAAGAGCTGCATGGCCCAAAGATTCCATGGAGGCCAGGGAGAGTCGATACTGGTGAAGAATCAGTTCCTGACCATGGTAGGTTACCAGAACCCTTCTGGAATGCTGACTATGTGAGAAAGTATTATGATAAGTTCAACTTTACTGACCAAGAGGTTGTTGCATTAATTGGTGCGCATATATTAGGGAAAACACATTTAAAAAATTCAGGATATGATGGCCCTTGGGATGATGACACTAATATCTTTAGTAATGaattcttttcaaaccttttgaaagaagattggaAATATGAAAAAAATGCAGCAGGAAATATGCAATATGATGCGAAGAAAGGAATTATGATGCTGCCATCTGATTATGCGTTGAGACAGGATCCAAAATATTTGGTCTATGTCAAGAAATATGCCAATGACCAGGATTTATTTTTTgaggatttcaaaaatgtttATGTGAAATTGATAGAAAGAGGTATTACGTTTGACGAATCATGTCCAAGGTATGTTTTTAAGACAATTGACGAGCAACAGGATAAAAAGGGCAATTAA
- the TDEL0A08000 gene encoding aldo/keto reductase family protein, which yields MAELPKIVYGAYPITALPKDEFSKLYSLLRENGVTEWDTARIYPGSEKSIGDLGIADDLVIDTKARSFEEGALTRDGIFESIKQSFDELKVDSVEIYYLHAPDPITPIEETIDAINELYKQGKFKKFGLSNYTPDDVKKIYEYAKSKNYVLPTVFQGNYNAFSRSIEKDLFPVLRKYGISFYAYSPIAGGFLVKSVQQIEEGAGRFKKGTMIGDLYSKLYNTPKLLKGLEKWDDIAKKYDIPKSHLAYRWIAFHSSLSKKDDDAVIIGGKNHEQVADTLNAFKEGALPKEAVAEIDDLWESIKDEAPVNNYVVAAGAMK from the coding sequence ATGGCTGAATTACCCAAAATTGTGTATGGGGCATATCCAATCACAGCTTTGCCCAAAGACGAATTCTCGAAACTTTATTCGTTACTAAGAGAGAATGGAGTGACTGAGTGGGATACTGCAAGAATTTATCCAGgcagtgaaaaatcaattggAGACTTGGGAATCGCCGATGATTTAGTTATCGATACTAAAGCTCGTTCCTTTGAGGAGGGGGCCTTGACAAGAGATGGAATTTTCGAGTCTATCAAGCAATCctttgatgaattgaaagtgGATAGCGTGGAGATTTATTATTTGCATGCTCCAGACCCAATCACCCCAATCGAAGAGACCATTGATGCCATTAATGAGCTATACAAGCAAGGgaagttcaagaagtttggtCTGTCGAACTACACCCCTGATGATGTGAAGAAAATCTACGAATATGCAAAGAGCAAGAACTATGTTTTGCCCACAGTGTTCCAAGGGAACTACAATGCATTTTCTCGCAGCATTGAGAAGGATCTATTCCCTGTCTTGAGAAAATATGGAATCTCCTTTTATGCTTACTCCCCAATAGCTGGTGGTTTCTTAGTCAAATCGGTTCAACAGATCGAAGAAGGTGCGGGAAGATTTAAAAAAGGGACCATGATAGGAGACCTATACTCCAAATTATACAATACcccaaaacttttgaaaggtcTAGAGAAGTGGGATGACATTGCTAAGAAATATGACATTCCGAAGTCTCATTTGGCGTATAGATGGATCGCCTTCCATTCTTCCTTGagtaagaaagatgatgatgcaGTCATCATCGGTGGTAAGAACCATGAGCAGGTTGCAGACACTCTCAatgctttcaaagaaggtgCTCTGCCTAAAGAGGCAGTTGCAGAGATCGACGACCTTTGGGAAtctatcaaagatgaagctCCAGTAAACAATTATGTTGTAGCAGCTGGGGCGATGAAATGA
- the TDEL0A08010 gene encoding lactate 2-monooxygenase — protein MEYLETTAGSPLQYMADVYGHGLKYERPPFTFQSNEWESLARERMSRESLGYVCGNASTGETTRKNGEAFQKWSIVPSRLVKTDSYPSLQTQLLGQTLPTPIAVAPVGVQRIFNPDGEIAVAKASAREKVPYIYSTAAATSMEDVAKANGDGVRWYQLYWPSNEHNDLTASLLHRAKANGFTALVVTLDTYKLGWRPSDLNNGYNPFLRSDSIGTALGFSDPVFRSHFKKKHGKEVEEDLHDAASEWAGLIFPGFSHGWEDIAFLRENWDGPIVLKGIQAVQDAKHAAEMGIEGIVVSNHGGRQQDGGPASLDCLVKIVKAVGDKIDILYDSGIRCGADIAKAMAIGAKMVLIGRPYIYGLVLGGEEGVGHVLRSLLGDLTMNLHLAGIQSVSQKDLNMDCLEYSG, from the coding sequence ATGGAATATCTCGAAACAACCGCTGGAAGTCCATTGCAGTATATGGCCGATGTCTACGGACATGGTCTGAAGTACGAACGTCCGCCATTCACTTTCCAAAGTAATGAGTGGGAATCTTTGGCAAGAGAACGTATGTCCAGAGAATCGCTCGGCTACGTCTGCGGAAACGCCAGTACTGGGGAAACGACTCGCAAAAACGGGGAggcttttcaaaaatggtctATTGTGCCAAGCCGTCTAGTCAAGACTGATTCCTATCCTTCACTCCAAACGCAATTATTGGGACAAACCCTTCCAACCCCAATTGCTGTTGCGCCAGTTGGAGTTCAACGTATCTTCAATCCTGATGGTGAAATTGCAGTTGCTAAAGCCAGCGCCAGAGAAAAGGTCCCTTATATCTATAGTACAGCTGCTGCTACTTCAATGGAAGATGTTGCTAAAGCTAACGGTGACGGTGTCCGTTGGTATCAATTATACTGGCCATCCAATGAGCACAATGATTTGACTGCAAGTCTGTTGCACAGGGCTAAAGCTAACGGTTTCACTGCCTTGGTCGTGACCTTGGATACTTATAAACTTGGCTGGCGTCCAAGTGACCTGAACAATGGTTATAATCCATTTTTGCGTTCTGACAGCATTGGTACGGCTCTTGGGTTTTCAGATCCTGTCTTCAGGAGTCACTTCAAAAAGAAGCACGGTAAGGAAGTCGAAGAGGATCTACATGATGCCGCTAGCGAATGGGCTGGTTTAATTTTCCCTGGATTTAGTCACGGTTGGGAAGACATCGCTTTCTTGCGTGAAAATTGGGATGGCCCAATTGTGTTGAAAGGTATCCAAGCAGTCCAGGATGCAAAGCATGCTGCCGAAATGGGCATTGAGGGAATAGTGGTATCCAATCACGGTGGTAGGCAACAGGATGGTGGACCAGCTTCCTTGGACTGTCTTGTGAAAATAGTAAAAGCTGTTGGGGACAAAATTGACATCCTTTACGATTCCGGTATCCGCTGCGGTGCTGATATTGCCAAAGCCATGGCTATCGGGGCTAAAATGGTTTTGATCGGCAGACCATATATCTATGGTTTGGTCcttggtggtgaagaaggtgTTGGCCATGTTTTACGTTCTCTTCTTGGCGATTTGACGATGAATTTACACCTCGCAGGTATTCAATCCGTGTCGCAAAAGGACCTCAACATGGACTGCCTAGAATACAGTGGTTGA